From the Lactuca sativa chloroplast, complete genome genome, the window GTTGAGGTCTATCCTGTAGAGGTACTCAAATTGGATCAGTGATCGATTTCTAGGTTTCGTCGTAAACCTAATTGGTTACTTCCAATTACGTAAATCAATAGTTCAAACCGCACTCAAAGGTAGGGCATTTCCCATTTTTATAGGAACTTCTGTACCAGAAACAATGGTATCTCCAATTATAGCCCCCCTGGGATGTAAAATATATCTCTTCTCACCATCCCTATAGTGTATGAGACAAATGTATGCATTTCGATTCGGGTCGTATTCTATGGTTACGATTCTACCATATATGTCTTTTTCATTCCGTCGAAAATCTATTTTACGGTATAGACGCTTATGACCTCCCCCTCTATGCCCTGCGGTAATGATTCCTCTGGCATTACGACCTTTACCACAATGATGCTGTCCATAGATCAAATTATTTCGTGGATTGGATTTCACTTTACTGTCTACGGCTCCATTGCGTGTGCTCGGGGTAGAAGTTTTGTATAAATGTATCGCCATGCTATTAAGTATTTTGATTTAAGTTCTTTTCTTTCTAAGAGGTGGAATAGAATAACCCGGTTGAAGCGTAATGATCATACGTCTGTAATGCATTGTCTGTCCCATAATGGGTCCCATTCTTCTAGCCTTTCCCCGAAGTCGATGACTATTCATCGCGATTACCTTGACACCAAAGAAGAGTTCGACCCAATGCTTTATTTCTGTCCTAGTTGATCCTGATTCGACATTAGAAGTATATTGATTTTTCCCCAATAACTGAATACTTTTGTCTGTAAATACTGCATACCTGATTCCATCCATAAATCGATTTGATTCCCTATGAGTTCTAGTCTCAATAAGACTACTAATTCTTACTGTTCATATAGTATGATATGAATATACCACATCAATTCGTTATGTATGGATGATGAGATTTCATTGATACAGAGCTAATTCCAATAGACTTATTGGAGGGTCCCATTGGCGTGCATCCAGTAGGAATTGAACCTACGAATT encodes:
- the rpl23 gene encoding ribosomal protein L23 produces the protein MDGIRYAVFTDKSIQLLGKNQYTSNVESGSTRTEIKHWVELFFGVKVIAMNSHRLRGKARRMGPIMGQTMHYRRMIITLQPGYSIPPLRKKRT